Genomic DNA from Melopsittacus undulatus isolate bMelUnd1 chromosome 2, bMelUnd1.mat.Z, whole genome shotgun sequence:
TGGGTTAAATACACCACAGAGCAGCCTGTTTCCTCCAGCTACTCCTTTTGTGGTGGCTCTTGGCTTCTGAAAAGCACATGTGTGACAAGGCAGGGCTATGATAAAACAGGGGCAGGATGTTCACTGTCAGTAGATACAAGCAGGCTACTACACTGCCATGGGAGACAGAACAACTCACAGCATCAAGAGTTCAGATTCTGTTTCCAAAGAGCTCTTTGCAGTTGGTTGTGTTCACTACAAGCAGCTCATCGCTGTCTGTGCATGTAAATGGCCACCTCCCAGCCTACACATAGGAGAACAGAGACAGGAAACACCTCGCAGCTCACAAGTACAAGCTACCCACGCGTCCCTTTGGGCTGAACCCAGTCCCAGATGTGCAGGGTACCATCGCTGGCTGCTGACAGCAATGTTCTTGGTTTCTGTGGGTGCCACGTGTGAGCTGTGAGCAGGGGGGGCTCTCCATTGCTGTCCTCTTCACCAAACATGTGGCCTTTGTGGACAAAGGTTGGTTGtgctgggctggaggagctgtccCAGCTCCCAGTGTCATACACGTGCACAGCCCCATCGAAACCTGAGGGAAAGGAACAAGAGACACCCCAAGTCAATCACATTgttccagtgctgctgagccAGAAAGCAGGACAAAGGCTCAGCCTGGAAACCTgtgacagcaaagcagccaaAGCCTCTGAGGAGCTTGCCTTGAGCTCCCAGCTGCTGAGGTGAATGCAGGCCAAGCTTCCACAtttgctgcttgggttttgcAATGCTCTGGCTATGAGGCAGCTTGTGCTGCCCAGCTGCTGTTATCAGCAGTGTCCCTGCAGCCAGGAGGTCACTGGCACTGTCAGGGCAGTGTGTGCAGAGAGCTTGGGGTGTTAGCAGGGAAGCTGGAGCTCCCCCAAACCCAGCCAGGCTCCATCTGTGGTTGTTGAGCTCCAGGTCTGCTGGCTCCAGGGACAGCTCTGAACAGCCCCCCCTGCCTGGGGTGTTTGAGCTGGAGGGGAATTGATAGACACAGCTCAGACTGTCCCTGTCTGCAAtaagagggctggagcacctcccatagggagccaggctgagaacattggggctgttgagcctggagaagagaagctgcatggagacctcagagcagcttccagtgtctgaagggggctgcaaggatgctggagaggggctcttcatcagggactgcagtgataggacaaggggtgatgggttcagactgaaacaggggaagttcaggttggacataaggcagaagctcttccctgggagggtggaACTGGAACTTCAGTGCAAGGAAGaggtagatgccccatccctggcagtgctcaaggccaggttggacacaggggcttggagcagctgctccagtggaaggggtccctgcctgtgtcaggggttggagctggatgggatttaaggtcccttcaacccaaaccattctatgattcagaaaAGCCTCCAGAAAGGAGCTCTGGGCCCCAAAGCACATACCTGAAATGGCAAGGCAGCCTTCCAGAGCAGGAgcccaggacacacacaggaATTCTGCATTAGGGCTGGGTGAGGGAACGCTGCACTTTGCTGAGGCCAAATGCTCCGAGGGTTTCCTTACATCTGTGAGAGTGATGTGGCCTCTGTTGGAGAGGCAAGCTATGGGATGGGAGCTTGATGCAGAGCCTGGAGCTGTCTGCCTGACTCCCATGCACCACCGCTCGTCACCCAGCTCCCAGGGCACAGACACAGCCTCCAAGGGAGCCTCCGGCTGTCGAACGTCACCCAGGTACAGCTGCCCATTGGCACAGCACAGGAGCAAGGTGTTGCAGTCCAGGAAGGCCAGGCCACTGagctcctcactgctgctggggGCTAGGAAAGAGAGGAGCATCTcaggtggtgtgaggagcatTTGTCTGAGCCTTGCCCCTGGGGTGGCTTTCAGAGCACTGTGTCCTTGGGATGCACCcccagtgtgagcagcaggttgagggaggggactctgcctctctgctctgctcttgtgagaccccacttgtagcactgtgcagttctggtgtccccaacacaGGAGGGATgcggagctgttggagtgaggccagaggaggccatggggatgctctgctctggagccaggctgagagagctgggctggggcagcctggacaagagaaggctcctgaaggggagacctgagagcagctccagtgcctaaaggggctgcaggaaagctggagagggtcttgggacaagggcctggagggccaggccaaggggaatggcttgaacctgcccaaggaTAACACAGTCACACAGAGCTCACTCAGGAGCAAACTGATGCCAGTGAGTGATGTGACTCTGAGGCCAGCACCTCCCTTGTCTGGGCCAATGcatgcagcagcatccctctgctAACCCAATTCTGTGCACTGAAACCATCTGTGGTGCTCTCTTAGGACTCAGATCTGGGGCAGAAGCCTGAGGAATCACTGTCATGGGAGTAGTGAGAAGCTGGAGACAGCCCAGAGCATGGTAACTTCATTTGAGATACATCTTTATACCCTTGGGCATGTGTTGGGAAGCACCCGTGCAGTGAAGTGTTTGCTGCCTGAGCAGTTCCTCTTGCTCTACCCAAAGCTTTGCCCCAGCAGACAGTTAACTGGAATACCTGCCACGTAGATATTCTTCCTCGATTCCACCTCTGTAATGTGGACACTGTCAAGGGTTGATCCATGCAGGACCCACTGGGCTCTGGCTGCTGTGGTTGCAATTCTAGCCCAAGGATGCCCATTTTCTGTAGGTATGGCACTTACAGGTTTAATAACATCTGTTTGGGAGAGAAGAGCAGCTGTAAAGCACATCAGGAGTCAAGTAATCCCCGAGATTAAGCTGCTTCACAAAGCTAAAAGTGACCTACTAAAGCAATAAGGAAGCCAATTACGACTAAAGCCCTCACCAGAATAAACCCACTGTGCCAATACATCCAGGCAGGATTACCATGGCAAATCCAGCCAAACACATGGGAAGTCATGAAGCAAGATGCTGATTCTCAAGGAGGAAGCATAAGAAAGCTTTCAACAATGTTCTGCACTTCCTTTCTGGTGGTTTCAGTGTTTCCCAATTTGCTGTTTCCCAATTTGCTGTAGCAAGGCAACAGCAACCCTTTTTCTAAGGCAGAGAGAGGGCTGGAGAACTGAGGTGTTTCATGGAATAACCTGAATAGCAGTGTAAGGAGCTCTTTTATTTCCAACCTTTGGAGTCTCAAAGGTAACACTGTGCCAAATGGATAAGGAAGAGGTTTGTTTGTATGCTTAAGAGCTTACAACTAAGTGGAAAGCCACTGTGAGAGGCCTAAATCTCCTAATTCCCTTAGGAGGTTTATGCTGGCAAGTCCCCATCTTTCCAAGCCACCGGAGTTGGCACAGACACTTCCCTTGTGCCCTTCTCCAGGCCCTGCCATGCAAGGGCAGTCACTCAGGATGTTACCTAATGGGACTGgtgctcctctcctccttttATACCCAAGCAAAAGGGGAAGCTAAAGATGCTCCATGCAAAGACTGCATTGCAAAACTACACCAGCTGAGAAATGTGTCTGTTCCTTACTTGAGTCCTCTGCTGACACCTTCCAGAGCTGGAGGGAGCTGTCTGGTGGGCCACTGGTCACCAGTAAGCTGAAAGAACAAGAACCCCATACAGCTCttcaggagcagagaagagccTGGGACAAGGtgttctgctgctcctcctgtgcTCAGAGGCTTTTCCCTGTGCTTGGAGCATAGCAAGGGCTGGAAGGACCAGAACCCTGGAACTCCTCACACCAGGGTAAAGACAGACCCAGGGAATGGCATTGAATTAACACATATTCCATAAGTGCTAGACTAAGGATGGTGTTTCTGACCCCCCCAAAGTAGCACGAGGGGCTCGTGTGGGAGGAGAGAGCTGAAGGGGTGAAATGAATCAGCCAGAGGGAAGTGGGTTTGCTGTGTCTAACAGCAGGAAAGGGAACCTTtgtgaacacacacacagagccctggggctggcagggctgcAATCCATTCTCATGAGCACCCCAAGTCATTGCTCCTCTCCAAACACCAAGACAAGGTGCTGGGAGGAGCACTCCATGGCACTGGCCAGCAGGTCCCCTCTGTACTCCCACAGCTAGGTCAGGatgcaaggaaggaaaaggagcttTCTCCCAGTGGATGAGCTCCTTCTGCATCTCCAGTATGCCCTGGAAGGACCTCAATGCCTTACCTGGTGCCAGGCACACACTTCAGGCTGTATATGGGGCGGTCGGAAAATCCACCACATTCCAGCTTGAATTCTCTCTCTGGAAACAGGCTCTAGAAACCAGAAGCAAAGGGATTTCTGATCACTTATCAATGCAGTTTGGTGTGGTTGGTTAGCCTGAAAAGAGGCACAGACACAGCCACTCTCTTCTGCCTGCCCTAATGCCTGTTTCAACAGGAGCTGTAGGACTGAGGGATCACAAAAGGTTAAAGGGAAGCTGGAGAAAGCTCCTGTCAAGAATCATATCATAAAATCccacactggtttgggtttgaagggaacttaaagcgcctccagctccaacccctgccacgggcagggaccccttccactgcagcagctgctccaagcccctgtgtccaacctggccttgagcactgccagggatggggcagccacagcttctctgggcaccctgtgccagcgcctcagcaccctcccagggaacagcttctgccttatctccaacctgaacttccctgtttcagtctgaacccatcaccccttgtcctatcgctgcagtccctgatgcagagcccctctccagagctccccccttcATCCACATCACCCCTTAAAcccttttccctctgtgctCATAGCCCGGCCAAGCCCTTTGCAGAGCAATAGGGCCCAGGTCCCAGCCTGTGTCCCCCATCCCTGTCTCACTGCGGACCCCAAGCCGAGGGGCACAGAGGGATGCGGTGCCCTCttgcccacagcacccacctTGGTCACCACCTCCCGTATCGgtggcggcggcagcagctgtAGGATCTCGTTCTTACCGGTATCACCATACCCGGCCACGAACACACCTTGGGGTGGGTGGGAGGCACAGGGTCACGGTGACGGCCATAGACCAGTGGTGTGGGGCTACCCGGTCCTGTCCCGACCCCAGGGCCCTTCCCCATGGCTCCCCACAGGACCAGAGAGCACTCACGGTTCCCCGGAGCCCATTCGAGTAAGCGGGTGGGCGCCTGGAGCTGGAAGGCGTGCAGGTCCTCGTACCTGAAGGGACACGGAGGGGGAGAGAGCGGCGGCtgaacgggaatgggaatgggaacgggaatgggaacgggaatgggaacgggacCGGGAATGggacgggaatgggaatgggaacgggaatgggaacgggaccgggacagggaatgggaacaggagtgggaatgggaacgggaacaggaatgggaatgggaacgaGAATGGGAACGAGAATGGGAACGAGAATGGGAACGagaatgggaacgggaatgggaacgggaatcGGATCCGACCCTCACTCACTGGCTCAGCGACAGCACCAGCCACTCATCCATCCTCTCCATTGCAAGGCGCGGCGCAGAGATGACGTCACTCGGCTGCGCTGACGTCACTCGGCTGCGCGACTCAGTGACGTTCCCCACCCGCCGGAGGGCGGCTCTGGACCGGCTGGAACCGGATGGAGCCGGCGGCGCTGAGGGGAGCGCGGGGCGAGACCGCCGCCAtgagggggagaggagggagaggtgTGAGGAGAGcggtgtgaggtgtgtgaggtgtgtgaggtgtgtgaggtgtgaggtgtgaggtgtgaggtgtgtgaggtgtgtgaggtgtgtgaggtgtgaggAGAACGGTGTGAGGAGAGcggtgtgaggtgtgtgaggtgtgtgaggtgtgagATGTGTGGGGTGTGAGGTGTGcggtgtgaggtgtgtgaggtgtgcGGTGTGGGGTGTGTGcggtgtgaggtgtgtgaggtgtgcggtgtgaggtgtgtgaggggtgaggtgtgtgaggtgtggggtgtgaggtgtgtgcggtgtgaggtgtgtgaggtgtgaggtgtgtgaggtgtgtggtgtgaggtgtgaggtgtgtgaggtgtgcggtgtgaggtgtgaggtgtgtgaggtgtgaggtgtgtggtgtgaggtgtgtgaggtgtgaggtgtgtgaggtgtgcGGTGTGAGGGgtgtgaggtgtgaggtgtgaggtgtgtgaggtgtgaggtgtgtgaggtgtgtgaggtgtgtgaggtgtgtgaggtgtgaggtgtgtgaggtgtgtgaggtgtgaggtgtgaggtgtgtgaggtgtgaggtgtgtgaggtgtgtgaggtgtgaggtgtgaggtgtgtgaggggTGAGGTGTGCGGCTGGGATAGAGTGAACGCGGGCACCAGTTGTGAGGGGGATCAGCTGTGGGGGATCTACCACAACGGGGCAGTGTGCATGGAGGGACCCGCGGTGGGCAGTGTGTGTTGGTGCAGGGGGGCACGTTCAGGTCTTGTTGTGGCGTTGTCCTAAATGAAacattcttttaataaaaaggataaaatgcaGGTGGTGCAGGCACGGGTGTGAGTTTGTGAGGGTAATGAAAGGAATAACGTGGTGTGCATCGGTACCGGTGttggggcagcctgggcaagagaaggctcctgatggggagagctgagagcagctccagtgcctaaaggggctgcaggaaagctggagaggggcttgggacaagggcctgtagggacaggccaaggggaatggcttgaacctgcccaagagaggggagactgagctgagctctgaggcagaagctgttccctgggagggtgctgaggcgctggcacagggtgcccagagaagctgtggctgccccatccctggcagtgctcaaggccaggttggacacaggggcttggagcagctgctccatggaaggggtccctggcaGGGGCAGGGGGTTCATTCCCCAcctctctgtgcagcctgggCTTCCCCATAGgcttttgctgttctgttctTAACCATGTGTTGTTCTCAGCCACTTCCTTGACAAACGCTGGGCTCCATCACATCGACTCTGGTTGCCCGTGCCAAGGGGTTGCTGCTCAAACCAAGCTTCCTGGGCCTGAGCCCATGCCTGCAGGATGGAGTTGCTCTTCCATGGATCCTTTCCTCTCCAGGGAGGCTCAATAAGGTGCTGAAGGCTCAGTGCAGCAAATCCCCTCCAGCTTTGGGCTCTGTCCAGGTGATGGAGACACTTCACAATCACTGCTGATAACTGGGGTTTGTTATCATTGTGCTTTCTCTGCCttgtgcctcagcatcctctggTGTGCGGGTGTTGTGAGGGGACCGGTGTCTGTGTTCCACAGCACTGGAAGGTGACAGCCTCCAGCTTCTGAGGTGGCTCTGGAATAATCCAGAACACCTGCTTTGGACAGAAATGCATCTGGATGTGAGCCTCTGACCCTGGGCAGTGTCTCCTGTATTAGCTGGCATTTTGGGCTGGTTATTTCCCCCTCATTTTCActgtgctgtcagtgctgtCAGGGAGGAGTGGGGGTGCTTTGGGTGGATTCATAGGGAGGTTTCCTGAGCTCCTGCAGTGCTTGAGGAGGTTTCTGGGTGATGTGAAGGGTTCAGACGTGGGTTGTGCTGTCTGAACTCTGTGCCTGGGGCTGCTTCGGGGCTGTCAGTGCAGGAGTGAGTGAGAGATCAAGGGCAAAAGCAGGCACAGAAGCAGAAGTGTTCAGTGTtcacagccaggctggacagagccttgggtgacatggtctagggtgaggtgtccctgcccctggaaagggtttggaactggatggtcttaaggtcctttccaacccaaaccagtctgggatttgtGGTCCTATGAAGTGCTGGGAAAACAAGGATGGAAAGAGGTCAGTCAGACCCCTTCTatcagcccctctccagctttcctgcagcccctttaggcactggagctgctctcaggtatccccagagcacagcagaggggcaggatcccctccctgagctgctgctcacgctctgggggtgcccccagcacacgggggggttctgggctccagcactcactgaagccgggtcatggggagctgctcctcacccagcaccccaagtcctgctcctcaggctccatcccatctccccCAGCCTGGGTTTGTGCTTGGATTGCCCTGACCAGGggcaggaccttgcccttggctTGGTTGATCTCCATGAGGCTCAAATGGTCCCACCTCCAGTGTGCCCTGATCCATggggatcccatcccttccctgcagtgtgtcactgcacacacagcagggTGTCCTCAGCAAACATGCTGAGGGTGCTGGATCCCACTCTCCATGGCACCAAGCAAGGTCAGTCCTAACGCCAGCCCCTGGTTGAGATACCTCCTGCCATGTGCCTGTGGAGTCTGTATGGCCCATCAACCGATGACCAGGAATGCTGATACAGTAAAATCGCTAGGAAGCAGAGCTAGAAGCCTTTGGAGGAGCATGGAGTCCTGAAAACAAGCTGTTTATTGTCcagagaaacaagaacaaaCCCTGTTGAATGCCTTGAAGGTAACTTTGCTGTGTAAAGCTGAACAAACCCCAACTAACAGGTCAGGCTTGGGTGAACAAAGctgtcctgcagctcctcagagGCAGCGATGCGTGAGGCTGCTCTTGGAGCTGGGCCCGGCTCTGGCAGCCCTCGGGGGCCTCGTGGCCTGCAGACAGGCTCAGCTCTGGCTCAGAGCTCATCCTCTTGGGTCATCCTGGAGGAAGGAAAGCTCAGGGTTAGTGCAGCACTGAGTGAATGGAGCTGATCTTGGTCCAGTGGTGATGTTGAGGTTGTgaattccccatccctggcagtgctcaaggccaggttggacacaggggcttggagcagctgctcctgtggaaggggtccctgccctggcaggggttggagctggatgggctttgaggtcccttccaacacaaagcatTCCATGATTCAATTTCTGGGTGTATCACCTGCCAATGTAACCAGGGCACCTCCTGTTCCCTGGGCTGAAGTTTCTAACCCATGCCCTGGTGTCAGTGCTTCCCTGCTATTCTtaactgtgttttctctcttcagtggCTTTTCTCACTTAGATGTTGTCAAAACTGGAGTGAAATGCTTCAAACTCATCACCTCAATGGAATGAATTCATTCCTGGTCTCCAGTGGTGTTCAGAGACCACACGTGATGTATTAGGACAACATCTGATACAAAGATGTCAGACTTACCATACAAGACtacttctgctctcctcttACTCATGTTGTGGGTTATGCTAATGCTCTGTTGAAGATTAGATTGCTCCCGTGATCTCTCCATGTGACTAATCTCCTTTGCATTGTGTTCAGTGCTTGATTTCATCAGCACCTCATGACAATGACAGATGTATTTAACTAACTATTGATAGATCAAAGTcacttccccatctctcttttTAGCTTCGCTTGTTCAAAACCCTTCTCCTGGgggctggcagtgctcaaggctaggctggacacaggggcttggagcagctgctccagtggaaggggttggaactaaatgagctctaaggtcccaggctgggattctatgattctatgatgtggtGGATCTCCTTGGTGCTGTATGTAAAGaaacaacattatttttacatctttctAACCAGAATCTCTCAGTTTAGTCTCACCAGTTTTTGTTCTGCCCACGATCAACCTAAAAGACAAGGTCTCACTTGTTGCCTTGCATGGATTTGGGGGTTATTATCCTGTATCCCCTCAATCACCTCTCCAAGTCACACAACCCCTGTTTCCAGTTTTCCTTGAAGACCATGAGTTTCCCACCCCATGGCTCCTCTCTGGGCCTCCTGGATGGGTGATCCCTGCACATGAGATGAGGTGAGACCTCAGCTGCTCTTCTTTGCTCTCTTTCCCCTGTTCTGGTTCCtgagctgttttctgcttttctaactaggagcagcaggattttatttatttctatttcttttccaagGAGCTTTTCCTTGGAAAACTGAATCTGATCAAACTGCATCAGCTTTAGATTAGCCACATTCCTGGAGGAATGAGCCGCTTCTCcaaacagcagcaccacagcaggaAAGGCCCATGGCCAGCACCAAAGCAGAGGCTTGAACTTGACCCTCCCTTTTGCAGCCTCATAGGGCTCATTTTGGGAGAGATCTGCTGTTTGTCCCAATCCAGACTGAATTCCTGCTTTTGCTTGTGCTTCCTTCAGCTGTGTCACCGTGAAGCTGTCAATGAAAGCACTTCTGTTTGTCGGAATATGCTGCTTTTTACCCTAAACTGTCTTTTGTCCTGAACCCAACCTGtttgctgcagggctgctgcaccCTTTGGCTGTGTCCTCACTGGCAGCACTGGAAGGAACTGGGGGAGCAGAATTACTGCgagaggagaaggaagtttGGAAGGTACCAAGAAATTAAAGCCCTTTGAGAACATGGATTTTAACACTTACATCTTTCAGAAGAAGAATGACTCCTACTCCATCCTTTGTCCTTTCTTCTAAGTAGCCACCTGCAACACCTAGAACATGAAGTGCTCAGTGAACATGGACTTTGGACAGTGGTTTCATGCAGCATCAACTGCTTTTGTTGATGGACAAATACCTTATGAGGAATACTGGGTGGGGTTTCCTTGTTCTCTGAGCCTGGGATGTAAAACAACAAGGAAATAGAGCTATGGGATAAGTTAAATCCTTATTCTTACCTGGTTTCACATAAGGTTAAATCCTGATCTGAGATTAGACCCTCAGGTCACTGTGGTAAGGGGAAAACGTTCATTATATCTGCTCTGGAGACTATAACATAGGGTAGAGATACCTAAACTGGGAGTACAGCAGGTAGTTGGGTACCAACACAAGCTTGCTGCCCAGAGGAGAACAAATCTCCATGTGGATCTTTCCTGCTTCCTGGCAGAATAAATGAGCCCAGCAAATCTGAAGCCTGTGGATGTGCAGAGATCACGGAGGGGAATGTGATGGCTCATTTGGTTTGGGATTGTGAATGAGTTTGTGATGACACCGAGTTGTTGGTGCAGTGATGCTGGAGAGAAAGGATGGATCCACATAGACCTGGACATGCTGCAGAGGTGGGaccatgtgaacctcatggaGCTCAACCaggccaagggcaaggtcctgccCCTGGTCAGGGCAACCCCAGCACCAACCCAGGCTGggggagatgggatggagcctgaggagcaggacttggggtgctgggtgaggagcagctccccatgacccggcTGCAGTGAGTgctggagcccagaaccccccgtgtgctgggggcacccccagagcgtgagcagcagctcagggaggggatcctgcccctctgctgtgctctggggagaccccacttgcagcactgggtgcagttctggtgtccccaacataaggaggggatggagctgctggagcaagtccagaggaggccacgacgatgctcaggggctggagcagctcctgtatggagccaggctgagaacattggggctgttgagcctggagaagagaagctgcgtggagacctcagagcagcttccagtgtctgaagggggctccaaggatgctggagaggggctcttcatcagggactgcagtgataggacaaggggtgatgggttcagactgaaacaggggaagttcaggttggagataaggcagaagctgttccctgggagggtgctgaggcgctggcacagggtgcccagagaagctgtggctgccccatccctggcagtgttaaaggccaggttggacacaggggcttggagcagctgctccagtggaaggagtccctgccctggcaggggttggagctggaggagctttaaggtcccttccaacacaaaccaggctgggattccatgattttcCCTCTCTGCAGTTACATTCCCATGTTCTTTCAGTTAAGCTTATAAACCAGTTTGACCTGGGAAAAATGTGCAGAGCAGTAAGAGGATAAGAGTGTTTATCCTCCACAAACTGttgtaaaatatttcctgttttttccactgttataaaatcttttgtttttctaagttttatttgcatttttcagtgaactaaaaaaaagggggaaaataaaaggcaaaatctTGAAAATGGGATTGAATATCccaaaagaatttaaaaaaaagagccttttagaaaaaaatgaacttttggGACAAAATATCCTAAAATCGgataactttttctttcagaatctCCATGGAAAACCTCCCAGAAATGCCAGGAAGGATGAAAACCCTTCAAGCTGGCGCTGCCCTTTTGGGCTGAGAGGCAGCAAGCTGTGACAGAGCTCTCCTCATGGATCAGAGCCCATTTACCTGCATCCCCTTGCAAGTTCTCTCTGATGCCAGAGGAGCCTGGCTCACAAGAAGGGTGGTCAGCATTGCACAGTGAACCCCACACATAGAGGTTCTCCATGGAAGGGGATGCTGAGAGTCTTGGTGAGAAGAGGTGTATGTGCCTCAGTGTTACCTGGTGATGCAGAGCTCGGTGCAGACGGACTCACCTTTGGAGGCAGCGAACAAAGGCAGCCCTcttgtgcagcaggagggccagggtgaagagaagcagcagtccAGCCATTGTGACAACCTTCCTTGCAGATGTGAGTGCTGGggatggaagagagaaagagagaccGTGATGCTCACGATGCTGTGTGCACATTGGGCATCCCTGGAGCTCTGGTGCGAACAGCATTGTCATGGGTGGTCAGATGAGTGCACAACCCTGGACCAGCAGATGCTCACTTGGAAGTGGTGACTCCCTACTACTGGACACTGTTAAGATGGGGCTGGAcagggtggtgggacactgaGTCTGGGTCATGCTGTGCCTGCAAAGTTTGGAGCAGGTGATCCTCGAGGTCTCCTCCAACCTGATGCTCTATGAGTGTCTCTAACTTCTGCTCTCAATCTGGGTCTCCAAATGCCCTCCAGCACTCCCTGCTTGGGAGCTACCATTGTTCTTATCCTTCTGAGGTGCAATAAGAAGCCTCGAGGTATACAGTGTAGAGACTGAAGTAATGTTGCATTGACCTGGAGCCAGCAAGTGTTTGGGACTGCGTGAAAGGAGTTTGTGGGCATAACGAATGAGCAGGAAGGTTTCCCATGTGGTTCCTAATAAGGACAAGCAGATGAAGGATgtagggtgcccagagaagctgtggctgccccatccctggcagtgctcaaggccaggttggacacaggggcttggagcagctgctccagtggaaggggtccctgccctggcaggggttggagctggaggagcttcaggGTCTCCCCAATCCAAAGCACTCTGGGATTCCATGAAGAATACAGCACTGAAGGAACAGGTAATGTGAGCTGAATATCTCCTTCAGCTAATGGCTGATGCTTCACTGAGTCATTAGTGTATGGATAAACCATGtaatcacagagtggtttgggttg
This window encodes:
- the LOC117438977 gene encoding WD repeat-containing protein 73-like; protein product: MERMDEWLVLSLSQYEDLHAFQLQAPTRLLEWAPGNRVFVAGYGDTGKNEILQLLPPPPIREVVTKSLFPEREFKLECGGFSDRPIYSLKCVPGTSLLVTSGPPDSSLQLWKVSAEDSNVIKPVSAIPTENGHPWARIATTAARAQWVLHGSTLDSVHITEVESRKNIYVAAPSSSEELSGLAFLDCNTLLLCCANGQLYLGDVRQPEAPLEAVSVPWELGDERWCMGVRQTAPGSASSSHPIACLSNRGHITLTDVRKPSEHLASAKCSVPSPSPNAEFLCVSWAPALEGCLAISGFDGAVHVYDTGSWDSSSSPAQPTFVHKGHMFGEEDSNGEPPLLTAHTWHPQKPRTLLSAASDGTLHIWDWVQPKGTRG